Below is a genomic region from Paenibacillus rhizovicinus.
TTGTTATCCGGCGGGGCGACGGTGCCCGGCGCGGCATACGTATTGACGAGCTTCCCGAAGAAATTGCTGTTGCTCTGGTCGAATATGAAATGATTCGGCATCTCTCTACGCCTCCCACCAGGTTAAATTGATCGAGCCTGTCAGCGCGCCGGTGCCGAGCGTCAAGGAGAGGGTCTGGTTCGCCTGCACGATAAGACCGCCCGAGAGTTCGACATTGTACATGCCTGCCGTGAGCTGCATGGCCATAACGGTTGTCGGCGTGCCGCCCAAGGTGCCCGTGTTCTGCTTGGTTGTCACGACGCTTGTCGTGGCGCTGCCGAACAAGGCGTTGATCGGGGTAGGCGTCGTGCCGCCCGTAATCGTGCCGCCGGACAAGACCGTCAGCGTGGCCGCGGCGGTCGTGCCTCCGGTAATGCCTGAAATGTACAGCTTCTTGCCGCTGCCGTTCGAATTCGTTACTTGCAGCAGAAGAGAGCTGCCGCTGCCAGCGGCGACACTGCCGCTGGTCAGGATAAAGAGAAAGCCGCTCTTGGCGGCGTCGAGTTCCGGCAAGCCGTTAATGCCCGGCGATGTGAAATTGTTATTTTGCTGCATATAAACAGGGTTATGTTCGGTGTTAAACACATTGTAATTGTTCATGCAGCACCTCGGTGGTCATAGGTTGGCCCCGCCTTGCGGCAGGCAGCCTCTGATTCAGTATATGGACGAAGGGGGCCGGCCCGCCCTAGGGAAACATGGATTTATGCAAGGGCAGACAATCAAACTACGGACATGTGCCGTTTCCGGATTTCGAATGCGAACATAGAGTAAATGAGCGTTGACCAAGGGGAAGATGACATGAGCCAAAAAAGACGCCGCGATCGCCACAAGGGAAGAAGTTGCCTTCCCCCGCGTCACAAACGAAACGGCGATTCGAAGCACGCTTGCAGCACCAAGCGCAAACCGCCAGCCCCTTTATTCTCGGAACAGGTTTTTGCAGACGTGTCAACGACGGATGAATTTGTCGCGCTGCCCCCGCAGGATACCTCCAATAAGAGCGTCTATTCCTATGCGGTCGTCAATAGGGGGAGCGAGCCCGTTATCGCACAGGTGGAAGTCGGTCCCAACGGGAGAGATTATGCGACCGATGCCGAAGAAATCGTCCCGGATGGCGGCACAGCCATTGTCGTGCCGATCAAGTTTCAACGGTACACGAGATTACTGGTGAAGTCGCTGAACGAAGGCAAACCAACGGGGGTGACGGTGTATTTTCAATCGCAACGGGTCAGATGATGCTCGGAGTAGAAGGCAAGAACTATTTTTAAACCGAAAGTAGTGTGAGGAACGATGCCGAATTTTTCGGCCTTTAATCCGAATCCGGACAAATTGCGCACCTTAATATTCGGTCAGGATGCGACGCTGACGCCGCAGCCGGTAGCAACGGATACGGAAGGCCATATACTGAATATTATTTTGGATGGCACGCTTAGCAATGTGTCGATTTCAGGCGGGACGGTGTCGGTCGGCACGATCGACAATTTGCTAAACGGTACGATCACGAGCGTGATGGGAGCGACGATCACAGCGGGCACGTTGACGAGCGTGCTTGGGGCGACGATCACGGCAGGAACGTTGACCAACTTGCTGAACGGTACGATCACGAGCGTGATGGGAGCGACAATTACAGCAGGTACGGTGGCGATCTCCGGCGGAACGGTGACGGTCGGTACGATCGATAACCTGCTGGACGGAACGTTGACCAGCGTGATGGGAGCGACGATTACAGCAGGTACGCTCGACAACTTGCTGGATGGTACGATCACGAGCGTCATGGGAGCGACGATCACGGCAGGAACGTTGACGAACTTGCTGAACGGTACGTTAACGAGCGTGCTTGGGGCGACGATCACGGCAGGAACGTTGACCAACTTGCTGAACGGTACGATTACGAGCGTGCTTGGGGCGACGATCACGGCGGGCACGTTGACGAACTTGCTGAATGGTACGATTACAAGTGTCATGGGAGCGACAATCACAGCTGGTACGGTGGCGATCTCCGGCGGTACGGTGACGGTCGGCACGATCGATAATCTACTGGATGGTACACTGACGAGCGTGATGGGGGCGACGATTACAGCAGGTACGCTCGACAACTTGCTGGATGGTACGATCACGAGCGTCATGGGAGCGACGATCACAGCAGGAACGTTGACGAACTTATTGAACGGTACGATTACGAGCGTGCTTGGGGCGACGATCACGGCGGGCACGTTGACGAACTTGCTGAACGGTACGATCACGAGTGTAATGGGAGCCACGATCACAGCCGGTACGGTGGCGATCTCCGGCGGTACGGTGACGGTCGGCACGATCGATAACCTGCTGGACGGAACGTTGACTAGCGTCATGGGAGCGACAATTACAGCAGGTACGCTCGACAACTTGCTGGATGGTACGATCACGAGCGTCATGGGAGCGACGATCACAGCAGGAACGTTGACGAACTTATTGAACGGTACGATTACGAGCGTGCTTGGGGCGACGATCACGGCGGGCACGTTGACGAACTTGCTGAACGGTACGATCACGAGTGTAATGGGAGCCACGATCACAGCCGGTACGGTGGCGATCTCCGGCGGTACGGTGACGGTCGGCACGATCGATAACCTGCTGGACGGAACGTTGACTAGCGTCATGGGAGCGACAATTACAGCAGGTACGCTCGACAACTTGCTGGATGGTACGATCACGAGCGTCATGGGAGCGACGATCACAGCAGGAACGTTGACGAACTTACTGAACGGTACGATTACGAGCGTGCTTGGGGCGACGATCACGGCAGGAACGCTGACGAACTTGCTGAACGGTACGATCACGAGTGTAATGGGAGCCACGATCACAGCCGGTACGGTGGCGATCTCCGGCGGTACGGTGACGGTCGGCACGATCGATAATCTACTGGATGGTACACTGACGAGCGTGATGGGGGCGACGATTACAGCAGGTACGCTCGACAACTTGCTGGATGGTACGATTACGAGCGTCATGGGAGCAACGATCACAGCAGGAACGTTGACGAACTTACTGAACGGTACGATTACGAGCGTGCTTGGGGCGACGATCACGGCAGGAACGCTGACGAACTTGCTAAACGGTACGATCACGAGTGTAATGGGAGCCACGATCACAGCCGGTACGGTGGCGATCTCCGGCGGTACGGTGACGGTCGGCACGATCGATAACCTGCTGGACGGAACGTTGACCAGCGTGATGGGAGCAACGATCACGGCGGGCACGTTGACGAACTTGCTGAACGGCACGATTACGAGCGTGCTCGGAGCAACGATTACGGCGGGAACGCTGACGAACTTGCTGAACGGAACGATCACGAGCGTGCTTGGAGCAACGATTACGGCCGGTACGTTAAGCAGCGTAACGTCGATTTCGCAAAAAAGCTTCATTGAACAGGCGAACACCTCGCTCGTAACGGGCAATGCCTTTACATCTCTGAATCCGGTGACGACGAGCGTGCTCGGAACGTATTCCTTCTTCGTGTATAACCGGGGTCCCGGCACGAACAAAGCGGATGCCCGCGTAGAGATCAGCGCCGACGGCACCAACTGGTATGCGGATGTCGACACGTCGACGGGCATATCTTCCGGCAGCGTGGACGTTCTCGTGCCGCAGCGGTTCTTGAAGTACACCCGGCTCTCCTATCGTTCGGCGGCTTCGGGCAGCCCGACGACCATCGATGTCTATTTTAACGCGCAAGGCACTTAAAATGGGAGCGTGATTCCATGCTGCTCGGCATTCATGTCCTGGCTTGCAACGAAGAAGACGTCCTTGGCCGCTGTCTCGGGAGCGTACAGGGACTCGCGGATGAGATTGTCGTTACGGACACCGGCTCCATGGACGGGACGATCGACATTGCCAACGCGTTCGGGGCAAGAGTTGTCCGGGCGGCATGGGAGGATGATTTTGCGGCGGCGCGCAATGCAGGGCTGGATGCGGCGCGTACGGTGTGGGTGCTCGTGTTGGATGCGGACGAATGGCTGGACGCCGGAGTGGACCGGGCAAGCCTTCGCCGCCTCTTGCGCGAGGCGCAGAGCGACAGCTTGTCACTCGTCATTGAAAACCGCTATGGTCATGGAGCAAGCGATCTGTTGTCGCATGATGCGGTGCGGCTGTTCCGGGCAGATTGCGGCTTTCGCTATACCGGCGTCATTCATGAGCAGCTTGTCCGGCCAGGGATTCAGCCGTACGCGGTTGACGGGCCGCCGAGCGGGCTTCGTCTCCGGCATGACGGCTATTTGCCGGAAAAGATGGCACGCAAGGCGAAGGCTGCGCGCAATCTCCGCTTAATCGGCAAGGCGCTGCGCCTCGAACCGGATCATCCGTTCCATTTGTACAATCAAGGTGTTGCGTTCTGTCAATTGAACAAGCCAAAGGATGCCGCGGCGGCATTTGCTTTGGCTTGTTTGTTTGCGCCGGCAGACGCGCCATATCGGGAGATGCTCATTCGGGACCGGGCCAAAACGCTGCTGGCGCTGGGCGATGCCGACGGCGCGTCTGCCTTGCTGCATCGGGAGGTTGACCGATACGCCGATTATCCGGACGTCCAGCTAGCGTACGGCGACAGTCTCATGGCCCAGCGGCGCGCGGCGGATGCGCGCAGCGCTTATGAAGCGGCACTGCGCGCGGGCGATGCCTCGCGCGGCGCCGTGCGGGAAGCGGGCGCGGGAACCTATCGCGCCCGCTGCGGGCTTGCGGCTGCGGAGGCCGCGCTTGGCCGCGGCGAGCACGCGCTGCGCTTGTACGCGGCGGCGGCCAAGGAAGCGCCGCGTTACGGGCCTGCCCTGGCCGGCTGGGCGGAGCAGCTGCAGGCCGCGGGCGAGGGCGACGAAGCCATCCACGAAGCGCTGGCTTCGAGCCTGGGCAAGAGCGAGGCGGCCTCCGGGGATGGGGAGGCCGCGAGGGGGGCTGCGGCGCCGGGGGATTCGGCGCTGCTTGCCCGGGTGCTTGGCGGCATAGGGGCGCATGCCGCCGCGCTGGTTTTGTGGCGCGAGGCCGGGCCGCTCGCGCCGGATGATGCCCGCGCCTATGCGGCGAGCCTCGCGGGCGCGGGGCATGCGGGCGCAGCCCGGGCGCTGCTGCTGGCGGCGCTTGGGCGGCGCGGGCGCAGCGCTTTTGGGGCGGCGAGCGGGCTGGCTGCGGCGGCTCGGAGTGAAACGACTGGGCCGGAATTCGGCGAAATTGCCGAA
It encodes:
- a CDS encoding DUF6385 domain-containing protein, yielding MSTTDEFVALPPQDTSNKSVYSYAVVNRGSEPVIAQVEVGPNGRDYATDAEEIVPDGGTAIVVPIKFQRYTRLLVKSLNEGKPTGVTVYFQSQRVR
- a CDS encoding beta strand repeat-containing protein; this encodes MPNFSAFNPNPDKLRTLIFGQDATLTPQPVATDTEGHILNIILDGTLSNVSISGGTVSVGTIDNLLNGTITSVMGATITAGTLTSVLGATITAGTLTNLLNGTITSVMGATITAGTVAISGGTVTVGTIDNLLDGTLTSVMGATITAGTLDNLLDGTITSVMGATITAGTLTNLLNGTLTSVLGATITAGTLTNLLNGTITSVLGATITAGTLTNLLNGTITSVMGATITAGTVAISGGTVTVGTIDNLLDGTLTSVMGATITAGTLDNLLDGTITSVMGATITAGTLTNLLNGTITSVLGATITAGTLTNLLNGTITSVMGATITAGTVAISGGTVTVGTIDNLLDGTLTSVMGATITAGTLDNLLDGTITSVMGATITAGTLTNLLNGTITSVLGATITAGTLTNLLNGTITSVMGATITAGTVAISGGTVTVGTIDNLLDGTLTSVMGATITAGTLDNLLDGTITSVMGATITAGTLTNLLNGTITSVLGATITAGTLTNLLNGTITSVMGATITAGTVAISGGTVTVGTIDNLLDGTLTSVMGATITAGTLDNLLDGTITSVMGATITAGTLTNLLNGTITSVLGATITAGTLTNLLNGTITSVMGATITAGTVAISGGTVTVGTIDNLLDGTLTSVMGATITAGTLTNLLNGTITSVLGATITAGTLTNLLNGTITSVLGATITAGTLSSVTSISQKSFIEQANTSLVTGNAFTSLNPVTTSVLGTYSFFVYNRGPGTNKADARVEISADGTNWYADVDTSTGISSGSVDVLVPQRFLKYTRLSYRSAASGSPTTIDVYFNAQGT
- a CDS encoding glycosyltransferase — its product is MLLGIHVLACNEEDVLGRCLGSVQGLADEIVVTDTGSMDGTIDIANAFGARVVRAAWEDDFAAARNAGLDAARTVWVLVLDADEWLDAGVDRASLRRLLREAQSDSLSLVIENRYGHGASDLLSHDAVRLFRADCGFRYTGVIHEQLVRPGIQPYAVDGPPSGLRLRHDGYLPEKMARKAKAARNLRLIGKALRLEPDHPFHLYNQGVAFCQLNKPKDAAAAFALACLFAPADAPYREMLIRDRAKTLLALGDADGASALLHREVDRYADYPDVQLAYGDSLMAQRRAADARSAYEAALRAGDASRGAVREAGAGTYRARCGLAAAEAALGRGEHALRLYAAAAKEAPRYGPALAGWAEQLQAAGEGDEAIHEALASSLGKSEAASGDGEAARGAAAPGDSALLARVLGGIGAHAAALVLWREAGPLAPDDARAYAASLAGAGHAGAARALLLAALGRRGRSAFGAASGLAAAARSETTGPEFGEIAERAAPRTLHGPESGEIAERAAPRALHVPESGETAERPAPRTLHVPESDESSERAAPRTLHVPESGEIAERAAPRASHDPDSGKTAERAAPRASHGPTTQASSAAYASSAALEVNALSDTKKLNASPEESASAPTLDPAQAAGLCLDAALYSWEAGVPLGGELREAISAASEELSVLFAAVERYAAPYLAVRPIRTSGVDSSLPGWVSFVGMLVERALELGLLALAVRLRQAAPALEEQFALSLYRHGYAQAAAARLLQAMEQRPLLAEESFAFGELLLLKGLYSEALAMFEAAIDSEDEAMQARARLGAAFCSLTLAREALLPWVEHASAAYGGGWPLADIEQLQLAMLQTEAMGWRTPWTAAQRRRMNVGEAAEADYALHDR